The Clostridium septicum genome contains a region encoding:
- a CDS encoding ATPase — MDKQESNILELLEYLQEIIDNAPKVPITGKTMIDKREVDEIIDQIINYMPDQLKKAKWVVSEKDRILQDAQKEYENLKKDTFELMKKNVENHDIVKEAKIRANEIIALAQRDAKAIRLGSREYSNEILTQLDREIESKKIALIQTMQTSFEQVAKEIDESMSQAAVVIKENIAELRSM, encoded by the coding sequence ATGGATAAGCAAGAATCAAATATACTTGAACTTTTAGAGTATCTACAAGAAATAATAGATAATGCACCAAAAGTTCCTATTACAGGAAAGACTATGATAGATAAAAGAGAAGTTGATGAAATAATAGATCAAATAATAAATTATATGCCGGATCAACTTAAAAAGGCTAAGTGGGTAGTAAGTGAAAAGGATAGAATACTTCAAGATGCACAAAAAGAGTATGAAAACTTAAAAAAAGATACATTTGAATTAATGAAAAAAAATGTAGAAAATCATGATATAGTTAAAGAAGCTAAAATAAGAGCAAATGAAATAATCGCCCTAGCACAAAGGGATGCTAAGGCAATTAGACTAGGATCAAGAGAGTATTCTAATGAAATTTTAACGCAGCTTGATAGAGAAATAGAAAGTAAGAAAATAGCCTTAATTCAAACTATGCAAACTTCATTTGAACAGGTGGCAAAGGAAATTGATGAAAGTATGTCTCAAGCAGCAGTAGTTATAAAAGAAAATATAGCTGAATTAAGAAGTATGTAG
- a CDS encoding nucleotidyltransferase — translation MNITGIITEYNPFHSGHLYHLNSAKEITNCDGVICIMSGNFIQRGAPAIIDKWARAEMAIENGVDLVIELPSFYALSSAEIFAKGSVTILDSLGVVNSIFFGSESGNIEELINISKILAYEPLEFKNLLKSNLKKGITYAKARENSLKEFTNNIDISKILNNSNNILGIEYIKTLIRLNSNINPLTLTRVGGTYNDKTLNNDFSSATSIRESIKNSGSLNDIKSSMPYKSYEILKNLKDNNYEFVFEEKMFNLIKYKLISNCVKFNNLLDISEGLDKKILKEIYVSNSFKELLFNIKSKRYTYTKISRILTKIFIGLDLFDSNQLLNTENLYARILAFNSNGKFILKEMKNKSSIPIITKLPRNIDNPLLNLDIQSTKCYSILNNKLNPLSDYLKSPIIKH, via the coding sequence ATGAATATAACAGGAATAATTACAGAATATAATCCATTTCACAGTGGGCATCTATATCATTTAAATTCAGCAAAAGAAATAACCAATTGTGATGGAGTAATATGTATAATGAGTGGTAACTTTATTCAAAGAGGTGCTCCAGCTATAATTGATAAATGGGCACGAGCAGAAATGGCTATTGAAAATGGAGTTGATTTAGTTATAGAACTTCCTAGCTTTTATGCTTTATCCTCTGCTGAAATTTTCGCAAAAGGTTCAGTTACTATTCTTGACTCTTTAGGTGTAGTTAATTCAATTTTCTTTGGTAGTGAAAGCGGAAACATTGAAGAGTTAATAAATATTTCTAAAATTTTAGCTTATGAACCTTTAGAGTTTAAAAATTTATTAAAATCTAACCTTAAAAAAGGAATTACCTATGCAAAAGCTAGAGAAAATTCACTAAAAGAATTTACCAATAATATTGATATATCTAAAATTCTAAATAACTCTAATAATATTTTAGGAATTGAATACATAAAAACTTTAATTCGTTTAAATAGCAATATTAATCCTCTTACTTTAACAAGAGTTGGAGGAACCTATAACGATAAAACATTAAATAATGATTTTTCTTCTGCTACCAGTATAAGAGAATCTATAAAAAATTCAGGATCATTAAATGACATTAAATCTTCTATGCCTTATAAATCTTATGAAATATTAAAAAATTTAAAAGATAATAATTATGAATTTGTTTTTGAAGAAAAAATGTTTAATCTAATAAAATATAAATTAATATCTAACTGTGTAAAATTTAACAATCTTTTAGATATTTCAGAAGGCCTAGATAAAAAGATTTTAAAAGAAATATATGTTAGCAATTCTTTTAAAGAACTTTTGTTTAATATTAAAAGTAAAAGATATACTTATACAAAAATATCTAGAATACTAACAAAAATTTTTATAGGTTTGGACCTTTTTGATAGTAACCAATTACTAAACACTGAAAATCTTTATGCAAGAATACTAGCTTTTAATAGTAATGGAAAATTTATTTTAAAGGAAATGAAAAATAAATCTTCTATACCTATAATAACAAAATTACCGAGGAATATAGATAACCCATTACTTAATCTCGATATCCAAAGTACTAAATGTTATTCAATTTTAAATAATAAATTAAATCCTCTTAGCGATTATCTGAAATCTCCTATAATAAAACATTAA
- a CDS encoding acetate kinase, with translation MKILVINCGSSSLKYQLIDMNTEESLAQGVVERIGLDGSILTQKVEGRDKYKIEKQMKDHKDAIKLVLEVLVDKEHGVIASMDEISAVGHRVVHGGEKYSKSVLVDNEVIKNIEECFKLAPLHNPPNMIGINACKELMPNTPMVVVFDTAFHQTMKEEAYIYALPYELYVNHSIRKYGFHGTSHKYVSEKVADVLGKNVKDLKIITCHLGNGASLCAVKNGISIDTSMGFTPLEGIVMGTRSGSIDPAIATYLIKECNYTADEVNDLLNKKSGVLGISGVSSDFRDIEIAAFEKNNKRAQLALDIFHYKIRAQIGAYAAIMGGVDVIVFTAGVGENSPETREECLKGLEFLGIELDKEKNNVRGKIREISKEGCKVKAFVIPTNEELMIARDTAELTKGE, from the coding sequence ATGAAAATATTAGTAATTAATTGTGGTAGTTCATCATTAAAATATCAGTTAATAGATATGAACACCGAAGAATCTTTAGCGCAAGGAGTTGTCGAGAGAATAGGACTTGATGGTTCTATTTTAACTCAGAAGGTTGAAGGTAGAGATAAATACAAAATAGAAAAACAAATGAAAGATCATAAAGACGCTATAAAACTAGTGTTAGAAGTACTAGTAGATAAAGAACATGGGGTTATAGCATCTATGGATGAGATAAGTGCAGTAGGCCATAGAGTAGTTCATGGAGGAGAAAAATATTCAAAATCTGTTTTAGTAGATAATGAAGTTATAAAAAATATTGAAGAATGCTTTAAATTAGCACCTCTTCATAATCCACCAAATATGATAGGAATAAATGCTTGTAAAGAATTAATGCCTAATACACCTATGGTAGTTGTTTTTGATACTGCTTTTCATCAAACAATGAAGGAAGAGGCATATATTTATGCTCTTCCTTATGAGTTGTATGTAAACCATTCAATAAGAAAATATGGTTTTCATGGAACTTCACATAAGTATGTTTCAGAAAAGGTTGCAGATGTTTTAGGCAAAAATGTAAAGGATTTAAAAATAATTACTTGTCATTTAGGTAATGGTGCTAGTCTTTGTGCTGTTAAAAATGGGATATCAATAGATACAAGTATGGGATTTACACCTCTTGAAGGTATAGTAATGGGAACTAGATCAGGAAGTATAGATCCAGCTATAGCTACATATTTAATTAAAGAATGTAATTATACAGCAGATGAAGTAAATGATTTATTAAATAAAAAATCAGGAGTTCTTGGAATTTCAGGAGTAAGCTCTGACTTTAGAGATATTGAAATAGCTGCTTTTGAAAAAAATAATAAAAGAGCTCAATTGGCTTTAGATATATTCCATTATAAAATAAGAGCACAAATAGGCGCTTATGCAGCTATAATGGGCGGAGTAGATGTTATAGTGTTTACTGCCGGCGTTGGTGAAAATTCACCTGAAACAAGAGAGGAATGTTTAAAAGGATTAGAATTCCTTGGTATAGAATTAGATAAAGAAAAGAATAATGTAAGGGGTAAAATTAGAGAAATATCTAAAGAAGGTTGTAAAGTTAAAGCTTTTGTAATTCCTACTAATGAGGAATTAATGATAGCTAGAGATACAGCTGAGTTAACAAAAGGAGAATAG
- the recG gene encoding ATP-dependent DNA helicase RecG — translation MNISEDISSVKGVGPKLTERLNKCGIFTILDLLLYFPRDYEFIRGNISFQEIDENEKQILSCKVIEFGKDIKTKTGKTISTINFHYMGHLVQGKWFNQKYIKSSYRIGETYDLVGKFKKIGSKLEIINPIIGCKEAKNNEIIPKYPLKGDLTDRILTKLINQVLQEIIITENLPKDLIEKYNLYSLDKAIRNIHFPSGKNELDMSITRLKFQELFTYSMKLLLLKNKLRSSKGINFKWVDELKDLKESLPFQLTEAQTKVVREILRDQKSIYSMNRLVQGDVGSGKTIVALIAMFNVVKNGYQASLMVPTEILANQHYEEAKKLFENFNVDIELLTGSTSLKEKRRIKEKISSDKAFIVIGTHALIQEDVEFKNLGLVITDEQHRFGVEQRSKLINKGRRPDVLVMTATPIPRTLALYLYSDLDVSIIDKLPPGRKKIDTKFFNDDKRNLAYELALSEINKGRQVYIVCPLIEEDEKLELNSVEKLFSELKSGVFKDTTIEILHGKMKAKEKDEIINRFKENKTKLIISTTVIEVGVNVPNASVMIIENSERFGLAQLHQLRGRVGRGEYESYCILIGKAKSKITKKRMEIMTESTDGFYISEEDLKLRGSGEMFGLRQSGDEGLILADIYEDINILRCARGEANRLLNSKEIEAIRICKEIAKSIERWSRYICFN, via the coding sequence ATGAATATTTCAGAAGATATATCTTCTGTAAAGGGAGTAGGACCTAAGCTTACAGAAAGACTAAATAAATGTGGTATTTTTACAATTTTAGACTTATTATTATATTTTCCAAGGGATTATGAATTTATAAGAGGAAATATAAGTTTTCAAGAAATAGATGAAAATGAAAAGCAGATATTATCTTGCAAAGTAATTGAATTTGGAAAAGATATAAAGACAAAAACCGGAAAAACTATATCCACAATTAATTTTCACTATATGGGTCATTTAGTTCAGGGGAAATGGTTTAATCAAAAGTATATAAAGTCTTCATATAGAATTGGAGAAACGTATGATTTAGTTGGGAAATTTAAGAAAATAGGAAGTAAACTAGAAATAATAAATCCTATAATAGGATGTAAAGAAGCTAAAAATAATGAAATAATACCTAAATATCCTTTAAAAGGAGATTTAACAGATAGAATTTTAACAAAGTTAATTAATCAGGTTTTACAGGAAATAATAATTACAGAGAATTTACCTAAGGATTTAATTGAAAAGTATAACTTATATTCTTTAGATAAAGCAATTAGAAATATACATTTTCCAAGTGGGAAAAATGAATTAGATATGTCTATAACTAGACTTAAATTTCAGGAGTTATTCACATATTCTATGAAGCTACTATTATTAAAAAATAAATTGAGAAGTAGTAAAGGAATAAACTTTAAGTGGGTAGATGAACTTAAAGACTTAAAAGAATCCCTTCCATTTCAATTAACAGAAGCTCAAACCAAAGTTGTTAGAGAAATATTAAGGGATCAAAAGAGTATATATTCTATGAATAGATTAGTTCAAGGAGATGTAGGAAGTGGGAAAACGATAGTGGCATTAATTGCTATGTTTAATGTTGTAAAAAATGGATATCAAGCGTCTTTAATGGTGCCTACAGAAATACTTGCAAATCAACATTATGAAGAAGCAAAAAAATTATTTGAAAATTTTAATGTAGATATAGAATTATTAACTGGAAGTACAAGTTTGAAAGAGAAAAGAAGAATAAAAGAAAAGATATCATCGGATAAGGCTTTTATTGTAATAGGAACTCATGCACTTATTCAAGAAGATGTTGAGTTTAAAAATTTAGGTTTAGTTATTACAGATGAGCAACATAGATTCGGAGTAGAGCAAAGAAGTAAGCTTATTAATAAAGGAAGGAGACCAGATGTACTTGTTATGACTGCTACTCCAATTCCTAGAACATTAGCTTTATATTTATATTCAGACTTAGATGTTTCTATAATAGATAAACTTCCTCCAGGTAGAAAAAAAATAGATACTAAGTTCTTTAATGATGATAAAAGAAATTTGGCTTATGAATTAGCTCTTAGTGAGATTAATAAAGGAAGGCAAGTTTATATAGTATGTCCTCTTATTGAAGAAGATGAAAAATTAGAGTTAAATTCAGTAGAAAAATTATTTTCAGAATTGAAAAGCGGTGTGTTTAAAGATACTACAATAGAAATTTTGCACGGAAAAATGAAAGCGAAAGAAAAAGATGAAATTATAAATAGATTTAAAGAAAATAAAACCAAATTAATTATATCAACAACGGTAATAGAAGTTGGAGTGAATGTTCCAAATGCTTCAGTAATGATAATCGAGAACTCAGAAAGGTTTGGATTAGCACAATTGCATCAATTAAGGGGAAGAGTAGGAAGAGGTGAATATGAATCATATTGCATACTTATAGGTAAAGCTAAAAGTAAGATTACTAAAAAAAGAATGGAAATAATGACAGAGTCGACAGATGGATTTTATATATCCGAAGAGGATTTAAAGCTTAGGGGTTCAGGAGAAATGTTTGGTTTAAGACAAAGTGGTGATGAAGGACTAATACTTGCAGATATATATGAAGATATAAATATTTTAAGATGTGCAAGAGGTGAAGCAAATAGGCTTTTAAATTCTAAAGAAATTGAAGCTATTAGAATATGCAAAGAAATAGCAAAATCAATAGAAAGATGGAGTAGATATATTTGTTTTAATTAA
- the coaD gene encoding pantetheine-phosphate adenylyltransferase, with protein MKVAVYPGSFDPITNGHLDIIRRGAKAFDKLIVAVLVNVDKKGLFSSEERVSLIKKVTKDLDNVEVLRFEGLLVDFARLNNSNIILKGLRTVSDFEYEFQMALMNSKLDSNIETVFMMTSSEYSYVSSSSVKQVAKFGGCIKGLVPDEIIPDIIDKIR; from the coding sequence ATGAAAGTAGCAGTTTATCCAGGAAGCTTTGACCCTATAACAAATGGACATTTAGACATTATAAGGCGAGGTGCAAAGGCTTTCGATAAACTTATAGTGGCGGTTTTGGTAAATGTAGATAAAAAAGGGTTATTTAGTTCAGAAGAAAGGGTTTCTTTAATAAAGAAAGTAACTAAAGATTTAGATAATGTAGAGGTTTTAAGATTCGAGGGGCTACTGGTTGATTTTGCAAGGCTTAATAATTCAAATATTATTTTAAAGGGATTAAGAACAGTTTCAGATTTTGAGTATGAGTTTCAGATGGCTCTTATGAATTCAAAATTAGACTCAAATATAGAAACAGTTTTTATGATGACATCATCTGAGTATTCATATGTAAGTTCTTCTTCAGTAAAACAAGTTGCTAAGTTTGGGGGCTGTATTAAGGGTCTTGTTCCAGATGAGATTATTCCAGATATTATAGATAAAATAAGATAA
- the ylbJ gene encoding sporulation integral membrane protein YlbJ encodes MYSIYILWLLIFILSILFIKLLNIKKNYIVCFCTTILIILFIINLEDCMTAALTGCSLVLKAIVPTIFPFTVICSILISYDGIELYSKIMGPLFCKPLGLSKACSFPIAASFLCGYPLGAKYCSDIYEMGYINEKEYQRVLNIATNAGPIFLIGSVGAAMLSNAKYGYILLIANYLSIIIVGFLTKKNYSNCQITNNITPNFKSKNFGTALKDAIESGINTTLTVGAFVVMFSVFISIIKNNAQISIVLHNLENLINLPADSLYGLFLGSIEFTNGCKLISTTSLPISLQLSIISFICSFSSLSVIAQVSSVVSKCNPPLGKYILWKFIQGILSFFITFFASKILITTTTTSSIIVSTEKIYTNNFISFIPVILILTLTLIFKVIFKTFKKLHTS; translated from the coding sequence ATGTATAGTATTTATATTTTATGGCTTTTAATTTTTATATTGAGTATTTTATTTATAAAGCTATTAAACATAAAAAAAAATTACATAGTATGTTTTTGTACTACAATTTTAATTATTCTATTTATAATTAATTTAGAGGACTGTATGACAGCAGCATTAACTGGTTGTTCTCTTGTACTTAAGGCAATAGTTCCAACTATTTTTCCCTTTACTGTTATTTGTAGTATTCTAATATCCTATGATGGTATAGAATTATACTCAAAAATAATGGGACCTTTATTTTGCAAACCATTAGGTTTATCTAAAGCCTGTTCTTTTCCTATTGCAGCTAGTTTTTTATGTGGATATCCTCTTGGCGCAAAATATTGTAGCGACATATATGAAATGGGATATATAAACGAAAAAGAATATCAACGTGTGCTAAATATAGCAACAAATGCAGGTCCTATTTTTTTAATAGGTTCAGTAGGAGCAGCTATGCTTTCTAATGCCAAATATGGGTATATTTTACTTATAGCTAATTATTTATCTATAATCATTGTAGGATTTTTAACAAAGAAAAACTATAGTAATTGCCAAATAACTAATAATATTACTCCAAATTTTAAAAGTAAAAACTTTGGTACTGCTTTAAAAGATGCAATTGAAAGCGGAATAAATACAACGCTTACTGTTGGAGCTTTTGTAGTTATGTTTTCTGTATTTATAAGCATAATAAAAAACAATGCTCAAATAAGCATTGTTTTACACAATTTGGAGAATCTAATTAACTTACCGGCTGATTCTTTATATGGACTTTTTTTAGGAAGTATAGAATTTACTAATGGTTGTAAATTAATATCTACAACATCTCTTCCTATTAGTTTACAACTTAGTATTATAAGCTTTATTTGTTCCTTTTCAAGTTTATCAGTTATAGCCCAAGTAAGTTCTGTTGTTAGTAAATGTAATCCTCCACTAGGTAAATATATATTATGGAAATTCATCCAAGGTATTTTAAGTTTTTTTATAACTTTTTTTGCTTCAAAAATATTAATTACAACAACTACAACTTCAAGCATAATTGTTTCAACTGAAAAAATATATACTAATAATTTTATATCTTTTATACCAGTAATATTAATTTTAACTTTAACTTTAATTTTTAAAGTTATATTTAAAACATTTAAGAAGCTACATACTTCTTAA
- the rsmD gene encoding 16S rRNA (guanine(966)-N(2))-methyltransferase RsmD gives MRIIAGKARGRKLIPPATMETRPTLDRVKEAMFSIIQGYVPDSVVIDVFAGTGSLGLEAASRGAKEVYLVDKSQITFPLLKENIENLKFEDFCTGLNMDSYEALRTLAKKDKVFDIIFIDPPYCKEMIPEAIKIVKENNLLKENGIIVTKIDSIEDIYEGFEDIILIRSKKYGNTTICFYKYK, from the coding sequence ATGAGAATAATAGCAGGAAAAGCCAGAGGACGTAAGTTAATCCCTCCTGCAACTATGGAAACTAGACCAACTTTAGATAGAGTAAAAGAAGCTATGTTTAGTATTATTCAGGGGTATGTACCTGATTCTGTAGTTATTGATGTTTTTGCAGGAACAGGAAGTCTTGGGTTAGAGGCGGCAAGTAGGGGAGCTAAGGAAGTTTATTTAGTTGATAAGAGTCAAATAACATTTCCTTTACTTAAAGAAAATATTGAAAACTTAAAGTTTGAAGATTTCTGTACTGGACTAAATATGGATTCATATGAAGCTTTAAGGACTTTAGCAAAAAAAGATAAGGTGTTTGATATAATTTTCATAGACCCACCTTATTGTAAAGAAATGATACCAGAAGCTATTAAAATAGTTAAAGAAAATAACTTACTAAAAGAAAATGGTATAATTGTAACTAAAATAGATTCTATAGAAGATATATATGAAGGTTTTGAAGATATAATATTAATAAGAAGTAAAAAGTATGGAAATACAACAATTTGTTTTTATAAATATAAGTAG
- the pta gene encoding phosphate acetyltransferase: MELMEKLWDAAKDDKKRIVLPEGDEERTIVAAEKIEELGLAYPVLIGDEEKINAKASELGVNLEGVEIINPNKSDRLEDYVKAFYELRKNKGMTMEKAEMIVKDPLYFGTMMVKLDDADGMVSGAVHTTGDLLRPGLQIIKTAKGVSVVSSFFIMMVPGSEYGEGGMLLFSDCAVNPNPNAEQLAAIAIATADTARNLCKIEPRVAMLSFSTMGSADHEMVDKVRKATEIAKELRPDLLIDGELQLDAAIVEKVARQKAPNSKVAGKANVLVFPDLQSGNIGYKLVQRFANAEAIGPMCQGFDKPINDLSRGCSSDDIVNVVALTAVQSQK; this comes from the coding sequence ATGGAGCTAATGGAAAAATTATGGGATGCAGCTAAAGATGACAAGAAAAGAATTGTTCTTCCAGAAGGGGATGAAGAAAGAACTATAGTAGCAGCTGAAAAAATAGAAGAGCTAGGTCTTGCATATCCAGTTCTAATAGGAGACGAAGAAAAGATAAATGCAAAGGCTAGTGAATTAGGGGTAAACTTAGAAGGGGTAGAAATAATTAATCCAAATAAATCAGATAGATTAGAAGATTATGTTAAAGCCTTTTATGAATTAAGAAAGAACAAAGGCATGACTATGGAAAAAGCTGAAATGATAGTTAAAGATCCACTTTATTTTGGTACTATGATGGTTAAACTTGATGATGCAGATGGAATGGTTTCAGGAGCAGTTCATACAACTGGAGACCTTTTAAGACCAGGTTTACAAATAATAAAAACTGCTAAAGGGGTTTCAGTAGTATCAAGTTTCTTTATTATGATGGTGCCAGGCTCAGAATATGGAGAAGGCGGAATGTTATTGTTTTCAGACTGTGCTGTAAATCCAAATCCAAATGCAGAACAATTAGCTGCAATAGCAATAGCTACAGCAGATACAGCAAGAAACTTATGTAAAATTGAACCAAGAGTTGCTATGTTATCTTTCTCAACTATGGGAAGTGCTGATCATGAAATGGTAGATAAAGTGAGAAAAGCAACTGAAATTGCAAAAGAATTAAGACCAGATTTACTTATAGATGGAGAATTACAATTAGATGCAGCTATAGTTGAAAAAGTTGCAAGACAAAAAGCACCAAATAGTAAGGTTGCAGGAAAGGCTAATGTATTAGTATTCCCAGATTTACAAAGTGGAAATATTGGTTATAAATTAGTTCAAAGATTTGCCAATGCAGAAGCAATAGGTCCTATGTGTCAAGGTTTTGATAAGCCAATTAATGATTTATCAAGAGGATGTAGTTCAGATGATATAGTGAATGTTGTTGCATTAACGGCAGTTCAATCACAAAAGTAA
- a CDS encoding Asp23/Gls24 family envelope stress response protein, producing MVGYSNELGNVHYSEEVLAKIVGLSTMECYGVVGMVSKNATEGFWELMRIENLSKGVKLNFNDDDKLLIELFVMVEYGTKISVIANNIIQKVRYSVENFTGLKVSSITVNVQAVRV from the coding sequence ATGGTAGGATATTCAAATGAACTTGGAAATGTACATTACTCAGAAGAGGTATTAGCCAAGATAGTTGGACTTTCAACAATGGAATGTTATGGAGTAGTAGGAATGGTTTCTAAGAATGCTACAGAAGGTTTCTGGGAACTTATGAGAATAGAAAATTTAAGTAAAGGCGTTAAGCTAAACTTTAATGATGATGATAAATTATTAATAGAATTATTTGTTATGGTAGAGTATGGAACTAAAATTTCTGTAATAGCTAATAATATAATACAAAAAGTACGTTATAGCGTAGAAAACTTTACTGGTTTAAAAGTTTCATCTATTACAGTAAATGTTCAAGCCGTTAGAGTCTAG
- a CDS encoding YceD family protein translates to MIIQFSDLISQKNRKKEINVTYDLSPVYYDGDKIQAVEAVNVEGEVRAFEDILVFKASIKTKLELHCSRCLEAFIYPIDIDIEERFTNNSELLEEDEEVVFVEGDSIDITEIVENIIISTLPIKRLCVDNCKGLCHQCGKNLNIDTCQCETNDVDLRMAKLQELFGNKEV, encoded by the coding sequence ATGATTATACAATTTTCAGATTTAATATCACAAAAAAATAGAAAAAAAGAAATCAATGTAACATACGATTTGTCTCCTGTTTATTACGATGGAGATAAAATACAAGCAGTAGAAGCTGTTAATGTTGAAGGGGAAGTTAGAGCCTTTGAAGACATATTAGTATTTAAAGCTTCTATAAAAACTAAACTTGAACTACATTGTTCAAGATGCCTAGAGGCCTTTATCTATCCAATAGATATTGATATAGAAGAAAGGTTTACAAATAACAGTGAACTTCTAGAAGAAGATGAAGAAGTGGTATTTGTAGAAGGTGATTCAATTGATATCACCGAAATTGTTGAAAATATTATTATTTCAACCTTACCTATTAAGAGACTTTGCGTAGACAACTGTAAAGGACTTTGTCACCAATGTGGTAAAAATCTTAATATCGACACTTGTCAATGCGAGACAAATGATGTAGACTTAAGAATGGCAAAGCTACAAGAGTTGTTTGGAAATAAGGAGGTGTAA
- a CDS encoding DAK2 domain-containing protein: MKYQKINGHDFYNMVVNGSNRLLEQSDFVNSLNVFPVPDGDTGTNMSATFKAAVKEIEGINSNSIGEMSKKLAKGALMGARGNSGVILSQILRGISKGLEGKDEVDAIEFAIALKEGSNSAYKAVMRPTEGTILSVIRAAAEGAIVSDSQDLTSLMDTVVLEAKKMLDKTPELLPALKKAKVVDSGGMGLYIILKGMYDALRDNIKAEIKDINPSQSASVAKGIEDIDIKFGYCTEFIVLGDAKKAEAFRSEIEPLGDSAVVVGYEDVIKVHIHTNDPGNVLSRAVKLGELSKIKIDNMREEHRELMEKEFYNNEEVAVVEETEMKKYAFISVAMGSGITNIFKDLGVDYVIEGGQTMNPSTQDIMECVSKINAEHIFILPNNKNIIMSANQAAEISDKDVRVIETKTIPQGITCITMFNHEGEVDENEEALKEAISMVKTGSVTYAVRDTEIDGIEIKQGNMLGLMEGKIKKVGEDYFNVAEEILEEMIDEDSELITIFYGKDVDEEKLNEFMAKLEEKYSDFDVQCYSGEQPLYYFIMSVE; the protein is encoded by the coding sequence ATGAAATATCAAAAAATAAATGGCCATGATTTTTATAATATGGTTGTTAATGGTAGCAATAGATTATTAGAGCAAAGTGATTTTGTTAATTCGTTAAACGTATTTCCAGTTCCAGATGGAGACACCGGAACAAATATGTCAGCAACTTTTAAGGCAGCAGTTAAGGAAATAGAAGGAATTAATTCAAATTCTATAGGAGAAATGTCTAAGAAACTTGCGAAAGGTGCTCTTATGGGAGCAAGAGGTAACTCTGGAGTTATTCTTTCTCAAATACTTAGAGGAATTTCAAAAGGCCTTGAAGGTAAGGATGAAGTTGATGCAATAGAATTTGCAATAGCTTTAAAGGAAGGTAGTAATTCAGCATATAAGGCTGTTATGAGACCAACGGAAGGAACTATTTTATCAGTTATAAGAGCAGCAGCAGAAGGAGCTATTGTATCGGATTCACAAGACTTAACAAGTCTTATGGACACAGTTGTTTTAGAAGCTAAGAAAATGTTAGATAAGACTCCGGAATTATTACCAGCTTTAAAAAAGGCAAAAGTAGTAGATTCTGGTGGAATGGGCTTATATATAATTCTTAAAGGGATGTATGATGCTTTAAGAGATAATATAAAAGCAGAAATTAAGGATATAAATCCATCACAAAGTGCAAGTGTTGCAAAAGGAATAGAAGATATAGATATTAAATTTGGATATTGTACAGAGTTTATTGTATTAGGAGATGCAAAAAAAGCAGAAGCATTTAGGAGTGAAATAGAACCTTTAGGGGATTCAGCAGTGGTTGTAGGATATGAAGATGTAATAAAAGTGCATATCCATACAAATGATCCAGGAAATGTTTTATCAAGAGCTGTTAAGTTGGGAGAATTGTCAAAAATAAAGATAGACAATATGAGAGAAGAACATAGAGAACTTATGGAAAAAGAATTCTATAATAATGAAGAAGTGGCAGTTGTTGAAGAAACTGAAATGAAAAAATATGCTTTTATTTCAGTAGCTATGGGAAGTGGAATTACAAACATATTTAAAGATCTTGGTGTTGATTATGTAATTGAAGGTGGCCAAACAATGAATCCATCAACTCAAGATATAATGGAGTGTGTGTCAAAAATAAATGCTGAACATATATTTATACTTCCAAATAACAAGAATATAATTATGTCTGCAAATCAAGCAGCAGAAATTTCAGATAAAGATGTAAGAGTAATAGAAACAAAAACTATTCCTCAAGGAATAACATGTATTACTATGTTTAACCATGAGGGTGAAGTTGATGAAAATGAAGAAGCATTAAAAGAAGCTATAAGTATGGTTAAAACTGGATCAGTAACATATGCTGTTAGAGATACTGAAATTGATGGTATAGAAATAAAACAAGGAAATATGTTAGGTCTAATGGAAGGTAAGATTAAAAAAGTTGGAGAAGACTATTTTAATGTTGCAGAAGAAATTTTAGAAGAAATGATAGATGAAGATAGTGAACTTATAACAATATTTTATGGTAAAGATGTAGATGAAGAAAAGTTAAATGAATTTATGGCTAAATTAGAAGAAAAATATAGTGACTTCGATGTTCAATGCTATAGTGGAGAACAACCACTTTATTATTTTATAATGTCAGTTGAATAA